Proteins from a genomic interval of Chionomys nivalis chromosome 7, mChiNiv1.1, whole genome shotgun sequence:
- the Znf287 gene encoding zinc finger protein 287 isoform X1, giving the protein MLASRKKMANSSRSQIFLMWKPDRIQNGSCSVEKQTLTSRHLRDTETCRQNFRNFPYPDVAGPRKALSQLRELCRQWLRPEVHSKEQILELLVLEQFLAILPGELRAWVKSQCPENTEEVVTLVEDLMQILEEEAPQNSALPQEIPEEDPKHAFQAGWLNDLVTKESVTFTDVAVDITQEDWELMRPVQKELYKTVTLQNYWNMVSLGLTVYRPTVIPILEEPWMVIKEIVEGPSPEWETKAEAHIPFKDPPKFKQDGTQTIKLEEVYDCDDRLERQPVYAFRKIHLDERDFSLKSESSEDPTEDYLGKYDIYKNNFEKHTNLIVQFDTQSDNKTSLYDESKPTLTTVSSGVVHGKILPGDKPYSCNVCGKKFRKYPSLLAHRNSHAKEKSYECEECGKEFKHISSLIAHQRMHTGEKPYECHQCGKAFSQRAHLTIHQRIHTGEKPYKCDECGKDFSQRAHLTIHQRTHTGEKPYKCLECSKTFSHSSSLINHQRVHTGEKPYICNECGKTFSQSTHLLQHQKIHTGKKPYKCNECWKVFSQSTYLIRHQRVHSGEKCYKCSECGKAFAHSSTLIQHQTIHTGEKSYICNVCGKAFSQSANLTQHHRTHTGEKPYKCGVCGKAFSQSVHLTQHQRIHNGEKPFKCNVCGKAYRQGANLTQHQRIHTGEKPYKCHQCGKAFIYSSSLNQHRRTHTGERPYKCNHCNKDFSQRTCLIQHQRIHTGEKPYVCRICGKSFTQSTNLIQHQRVHTGVRHRSRCQIPQLMDMTLFKL; this is encoded by the exons ATGTTAGCCTCAAGAAAGAAGATGGCCAATTCTTCACGCTCACAAATCTTTCTAATGTGGAAGCCAGACAGGATTCAAAACGGGTCCTGCAGTGTTGAGAAGCAAACACTCACTTCAAGACACTTGCGTGACACTGAGACCTGCCGACAGAATTTTAGGAATTTTCCATACCCAGATGTGGCGGGTCCTCGGAAAGCGCTGAGTCAGCTCCGAGAGCTCTGCCGTCAGTGGCTGAGACCCGAGGTTCACTCCAAGGAGCAGATCCTGGAGCTGCTGGTGCTAGAGCAGTTCCTGGCCATCCTGCCGGGGGAGCTCAGGGCTTGGGTAAAGTCTCAGTGCCCAGAAAACACTGAGGAAGTGGTGACTCTGGTGGAGGATTTGATGCAGATTCTAGAAGAGGAAG CTCCTCAGAATTCTGCCCTTCCCCAAGAAATCCCAGAGGAAGACCCCAAACATGCTTTCCAGGCAGGGTGGCTCAATGACTTGGTGACCAAA GAATCAGTGACATTCACAGATGTGGCCGTGGATATCACCCAGGAGGACTGGGAACTGATGCGCCCCGTTCAGAAGGAACTGTATAAGACCGTGACTTTGCAGAACTATTGGAACATGGTTTCTCTAG GACTGACCGTCTACAGGCCAACTGTGATTCCTATCTTAGAAGAGCCGTGGATGGTGATAAAGGAAATTGTAGAAGGCCCTAGCCCAG aatgGGAAACAAAAGCTGAAGCACATATTCCATTTAAGGATCCTCCTAAATTTAAACAGGATGGAACCCAGACCATCAAATTGGAAGAAGTCTATGACTGTGATGACAGATTAGAGAGGCAGCCAGTGTATGCCTTCAGGAAGATTCACCTGGATGAAAGAGACTTCAGTTTGAAGTCAGAAAGTTCAGAAGACCCTACAGAAGACTATCTTGGTAAATAcgatatatataaaaataactttgaaaagCACACAAACCTGATTGTACAGTTTGATACCCAATCAGATAATAAAACTTCTCTGTATGATGAAAGCAAGCCAACATTAACTACTGTCTCATCTGGTGTTGTGCATGGGAAAATACTTCCTGGAGATAAGCCTTATTCGTGTAATGTCTGTGGAAAAAAATTTAGGAAATACCCATCCCTCCTGGCACACCGAAATAGCCATGCCAAAGAGAAATCATATGAATGTGAAGAATGTGGGAAAGAGTTTAAGCACATCTCGTCCCTCATTGCACATCAGAGAAtgcatactggagaaaaaccatatgaatgtcaccagtgtggtaaagccttcaGCCAGCGGGCACACCTCACTATACATCAGAGAATCCATACTGGAGAAAAGCCCTACAAGTGTGATGAATGCGGAAAAGACTTTAGTCAGCGTGCACATCTTACCATACATCAAAGGACACACACTGGTGAGAAACCATATAAATGTTTGGAATGCAGTAAAACCTTTAGTCATAGTTCATCGTTGATTAATCACCAGAGAGTTCACACTGGAGAAAAACCTTACATATGCAATGAGTGTGGGAAAACGTTCAGTCAGAgtacacacctcctccaacaccaAAAAATCCATACTGGGAAAAAACCATACAAGTGCAATGAGTGTTGGAAGGTGTTTAGTCAGAGCACGTATCTCATTCGACATCAGAGAGTTCATTCTGGGGAGAAGTGCTATAAGTGCAGTGAGTGTGGAAAGGCTTTTGCTCATTCCTCAACTCTCATACAACACCAGACCATCCACACTGGCGAGAAGTCCTATATCTGTAATgtgtgtgggaaagccttcagccAGAGTGCAAATCTTACTCAGCACCatagaacacacactggagagaagccgtATAAATGTGGCgtgtgtgggaaagccttcagccAGAGCGTGCACCTTACTCAACACCAGAGGATTCACAATGGAGAAAAGCCCTTTAAATGTAACGTATGTGGGAAAGCTTACAGACAAGGTGCAAATCTTACTCAGCATCAAAggattcatactggagagaaaccctataaatgtcaTCAATGTGggaaagcttttatttattcttcatcgCTTAATCAACACCGAAGAACTCACACTGGAGAGAGACCCTATAAATGTAATCACTGTAACAAAGATTTTAGCCAGAGAACATGCCTTATTCAACACCAGAGAATACACACGGGAGAGAAGCCCTATGTGTGCCGAATATGTGGGAAATCCTTCACCCAGAGTACCAATCTTATTCAGCATCAGCGTGTTCATACAGGTGTCAGGCACCGCAGCAGGTGCCAGATACCACAACTAATGGATATGACTTTGTTTAAGCTTTAA
- the Znf287 gene encoding zinc finger protein 287 isoform X2 produces MLASRKKMANSSRSQIFLMWKPDRIQNGSCSVEKQTLTSRHLRDTETCRQNFRNFPYPDVAGPRKALSQLRELCRQWLRPEVHSKEQILELLVLEQFLAILPGELRAWVKSQCPENTEEVVTLVEDLMQILEEEAPQNSALPQEIPEEDPKHAFQAGWLNDLVTKESVTFTDVAVDITQEDWELMRPVQKELYKTVTLQNYWNMVSLGLTVYRPTVIPILEEPWMVIKEIVEGPSPGWNPDHQIGRSL; encoded by the exons ATGTTAGCCTCAAGAAAGAAGATGGCCAATTCTTCACGCTCACAAATCTTTCTAATGTGGAAGCCAGACAGGATTCAAAACGGGTCCTGCAGTGTTGAGAAGCAAACACTCACTTCAAGACACTTGCGTGACACTGAGACCTGCCGACAGAATTTTAGGAATTTTCCATACCCAGATGTGGCGGGTCCTCGGAAAGCGCTGAGTCAGCTCCGAGAGCTCTGCCGTCAGTGGCTGAGACCCGAGGTTCACTCCAAGGAGCAGATCCTGGAGCTGCTGGTGCTAGAGCAGTTCCTGGCCATCCTGCCGGGGGAGCTCAGGGCTTGGGTAAAGTCTCAGTGCCCAGAAAACACTGAGGAAGTGGTGACTCTGGTGGAGGATTTGATGCAGATTCTAGAAGAGGAAG CTCCTCAGAATTCTGCCCTTCCCCAAGAAATCCCAGAGGAAGACCCCAAACATGCTTTCCAGGCAGGGTGGCTCAATGACTTGGTGACCAAA GAATCAGTGACATTCACAGATGTGGCCGTGGATATCACCCAGGAGGACTGGGAACTGATGCGCCCCGTTCAGAAGGAACTGTATAAGACCGTGACTTTGCAGAACTATTGGAACATGGTTTCTCTAG GACTGACCGTCTACAGGCCAACTGTGATTCCTATCTTAGAAGAGCCGTGGATGGTGATAAAGGAAATTGTAGAAGGCCCTAGCCCAG GATGGAACCCAGACCATCAAATTGGAAGAAGTCTATGA